The region TTTTCACCGTTGAGGTGAGTTCTTCCATACTGGCCGCGGTTTCAACGACTGCCGCCGACTGTTGCTCGGTGCGTGACGACAGATCGCTATTGCCTGTGGCAATTTTACTTGCCGATTGGCTGACGCTGCCTACGCTGTCCCGTACTTCGGAAATAACGTGGCGTAACTGTTCATTCATTGTCCCCATTGCGTGGGTGAGCCTTCCCAGTTCATCGTGGCGATCGGTATGAATCGTCGTGGTTAGGTCGCCACTGGCAATGCGTTCTGCCAGCGCAAGGTTATGGATGATGGGTCTGGTGATAATCCGGGTAATATAGATTGAAATGATGATACCGATAATGACGGCAATGAGGCCGATAATCATCGTGATGGTGGCAGAGTTATAGGCTAATTCATCGTTTTTCGCCTTGATAATGGCAGTGAGCGCGTTGATGTCCGAGCTGCTTTTTGTTCCTGCTCTCATGACCAGATATTCTGCTTTTTTCACGTCATCGAAAGCGGTGTAATAGTCAGCATTAAGCTGTTGGTATTGTTTAATGTTGTTTCGTAATGCATCAGCCAGATCTTTCAGGTCGGCAGGTAAAATCGGTAATGCCTGGTAGGCTGATTCCGTCTCTGCATAACGCGCATTCAGCGCAGTTAATGTTTTCTCATCTTTTGTTATTTGCAGCTCATAACTCAGCTTTTGCACTTCACTTAACAAGAAAGCCTGTTTGCTAATAGCGTAATAAGCCTCATTATCGGGGAATGCGCTGGTGTTATGAATGGTCTGAGCTATACGCTCTAATGTAGCTTGCGTGTGCAGTTGATTCACTTTCCCCTGAATCTCAACCGCTTTTTGTGTTGCAACGGACATGGCGGAGACTGCTGTCTGAAAACCTTCTAAATTTTCTTTTAAGCTGTTGATGTGGCCTAATTCATCGGTGCTCCAGGCCAGCGTTTTTGCACTGTCTGTTAAGTCCGTGGCGCTTTTAACAAATTTAGCCAGAATGTTTTTTGTATTTTCATCGGGTGCGTAGAAATATTTAACACGATTTATCTTTGCCTGAAAGACCTCAATGTTTACGCTATAAATAAGATTCGTTTTCTCATAAATATCTCGAATAGCAATGAATCTGTTCATACTAAGCGATGAGGCAATAATCACGAGTAATAAAATAATGCCAAATCCCGCATACAGTTTATGTGCAATTTTTGTGTTACGAATTCGACTAGCAAGATGCTGCATTATAACTCTCCATGTATGACGCTTTTTAGTAAAAAAATGACTACGATTACACTTTTACCTACTAGGAGTTATCGGGCTTTGTTATCCCTATGTTAGTGTCAACGTCGGGGATAATAACGTTCTGTGATGAGCATCAAGATGGACTGTGCAAATGCATAGTTTTTTATGTAAATACTGCCAAAATAACGTAGCTTACTGATTATTTAACGATTTATTTGTTGACTAAATATCACTAACGTATTGGTGCCAGCCCTGACGCAATATCAGGGCTAAAAGGCCAAATGTGACTATGTTGTCTAACTGGCACCCGGCGTTTAT is a window of Pectobacterium punjabense DNA encoding:
- a CDS encoding methyl-accepting chemotaxis protein → MQHLASRIRNTKIAHKLYAGFGIILLLVIIASSLSMNRFIAIRDIYEKTNLIYSVNIEVFQAKINRVKYFYAPDENTKNILAKFVKSATDLTDSAKTLAWSTDELGHINSLKENLEGFQTAVSAMSVATQKAVEIQGKVNQLHTQATLERIAQTIHNTSAFPDNEAYYAISKQAFLLSEVQKLSYELQITKDEKTLTALNARYAETESAYQALPILPADLKDLADALRNNIKQYQQLNADYYTAFDDVKKAEYLVMRAGTKSSSDINALTAIIKAKNDELAYNSATITMIIGLIAVIIGIIISIYITRIITRPIIHNLALAERIASGDLTTTIHTDRHDELGRLTHAMGTMNEQLRHVISEVRDSVGSVSQSASKIATGNSDLSSRTEQQSAAVVETAASMEELTSTVKNNADNAKHASQIAADASKNALKGGEVVKQVVTTMDNIAASSRKIADITTVINSIAFQTNILALNAAVEAARAGEQGRGFAVVAGEVRSLSQRSSQAAKDIEALISESVERTNAGSHLVAVAGETMEQIVDSVSRVNDIMGEISSASEEQSRGIGQIAQAISELDTTTQQNASLVMESSISANSLEEQAVLLERLLEHFRVSQSDNRAASLASPATPRHALPKRVSTTDKKTPSSESDWTSF